One genomic window of Vicinamibacterales bacterium includes the following:
- a CDS encoding 4a-hydroxytetrahydrobiopterin dehydratase — MSRLAPDEIDRRLKELPGWRREGDAIVRQFTFAGFPEAVAFVDRLVPAAEAADHHPDITINYKRVTLSYSTHSVGGITDKDFAGATKADARSAE; from the coding sequence ATGTCCAGACTCGCTCCTGACGAGATAGACCGGCGTCTGAAGGAACTTCCCGGATGGCGTCGCGAGGGCGACGCCATCGTCCGGCAGTTTACGTTCGCAGGCTTTCCGGAGGCGGTGGCTTTCGTGGACCGGCTCGTGCCTGCGGCTGAGGCGGCCGACCACCACCCCGACATCACGATCAACTACAAGCGGGTGACGCTGAGCTACTCGACGCACAGCGTAGGCGGAATCACCGACAAGGATTTCGCGGGAGCGACAAAGGCCGACGCTCGCAGCGCCGAGTGA